Proteins encoded in a region of the Ralstonia pseudosolanacearum genome:
- a CDS encoding DNA cytosine methyltransferase — protein sequence MNTTITTDPDECRIGKGPTPRREGAYYNEIDPYAAAWLRNLIAAGHIAPGDVDERDIQDVRPEDLRGYRQHHFFAGIGVWSLALRRAGWPDDRPVWTGSCPCQPFSQAGKGLAFADERHLWPAWYHLISECRPAIVFGEQVASNNADAWIDLVQDDMEAVDYAVGAVPFPAAGVGAPHIRDRLYWVAYAAGHGTQRGHGSLTAWFEPQRHRVAGRMADSLSAGRPEGRPLAGDRSPSGLCAVGRLADANGGHSSEERQQRSGQQRQQPQDGGVGLGLGHAERQGLALGQRLAGVSGATSRADSRQAAERAGVHVASGAGPTNGFWRDADWLLCRDGRWRPVEPGAFPLAHGASARVGRLRAYGNAINAEAARVFIEHVMAWL from the coding sequence ATGAACACAACTATCACCACCGACCCCGATGAATGCCGGATCGGGAAAGGCCCCACGCCTCGCCGTGAGGGCGCCTATTACAACGAGATCGATCCGTATGCAGCCGCATGGCTGCGCAACCTGATCGCCGCCGGCCACATTGCGCCGGGCGATGTCGATGAACGAGATATTCAAGATGTGCGACCCGAAGACCTCCGGGGATATCGCCAGCACCACTTCTTCGCCGGAATCGGCGTCTGGTCGCTGGCATTGCGCCGCGCAGGCTGGCCCGACGACCGGCCTGTCTGGACCGGATCCTGTCCCTGCCAGCCTTTCTCCCAGGCAGGCAAAGGGCTGGCATTTGCTGACGAGCGGCACCTGTGGCCAGCCTGGTACCACCTCATCAGCGAGTGCCGACCTGCAATTGTTTTTGGAGAGCAGGTTGCGAGCAACAACGCGGATGCTTGGATCGACCTTGTACAGGATGACATGGAAGCCGTGGACTACGCCGTCGGGGCGGTCCCGTTTCCGGCTGCGGGCGTCGGTGCCCCGCACATCCGGGACCGGCTCTATTGGGTGGCCTACGCCGCAGGCCATGGAACCCAGCGGGGGCACGGGAGCCTCACGGCATGGTTTGAACCTCAACGACATCGTGTTGCTGGCCGGATGGCCGACTCCTTGTCAGCAGGACGGCCCGAAGGGCGGCCCCTCGCAGGGGATCGATCGCCTTCCGGGCTGTGCGCCGTTGGCAGGCTGGCCGACGCCAATGGCGGGCACTCCAGCGAGGAACGGCAACAACGCAGCGGGCAACAACGACAGCAGCCGCAAGACGGTGGCGTTGGTCTCGGGCTGGGCCACGCCGAGCGCCAGGGACTGGCACTCGGCCAGCGGCTCGCCGGAGTTTCTGGCGCAACGAGCAGAGCAGACTCGCGGCAAGCCGCTGAGCGAGCAGGTGTTCACGTTGCTTCCGGGGCCGGCCCGACGAACGGCTTCTGGCGAGATGCTGACTGGCTCCTGTGCCGCGATGGACGCTGGCGGCCAGTTGAACCCGGCGCATTCCCGCTGGCTCATGGCGCTTCCGCCCGAGTGGGACGGCTGCGCGCCTATGGCAACGCGATCAACGCGGAAGCGGCGCGGGTCTTCATCGAGCACGTGATGGCGTGGCTGTGA